A genomic segment from Cyanobium sp. NIES-981 encodes:
- a CDS encoding DUF6464 family protein yields the protein MQVELRQIGTDELLDTLTVELQTQIPQPGRWLEVGQRSFLVMQRRHRYRLRNGRYTLAAVALQVKPEPRPADARRWGQGWVIGDPLCRYNARSPLLRCAVLPDGPCERCAHFEPTR from the coding sequence ATGCAGGTGGAACTCCGTCAGATCGGCACCGATGAGCTGCTCGACACCCTCACGGTGGAGCTGCAGACCCAGATCCCCCAGCCCGGTCGCTGGCTGGAGGTGGGCCAGCGCAGCTTCCTGGTGATGCAGCGCCGCCATCGCTACCGCCTCCGCAACGGTCGCTACACGCTGGCGGCCGTGGCCCTGCAGGTGAAACCGGAGCCGCGCCCGGCCGACGCCCGGCGCTGGGGGCAGGGCTGGGTGATCGGTGATCCCCTCTGCCGGTACAACGCCCGCAGCCCTCTGTTGCGCTGCGCCGTGCTGCCCGACGGACCGTGCGAGCGCTGTGCCCACTTCGAGCCCACCCGCTGA
- a CDS encoding DEAD/DEAH box helicase, whose protein sequence is MIAPPRFPITPSSRTASQPVPTRSARGEQHEPAPSGFAALGLGLPILKAVAEKGYTTPSPIQLECIPTVLAGHDVMAAAQTGTGKTAGFTLPMLERLSHGPHARGGVVRALVLTPTRELAAQVAENVAAYGRYLDLRSDVVFGGVKINPQIHRLRAGADILVATPGRLLDLQQQRAIRLDRVEVLVLDEADRMLDMGFIRDIQKLLALLPPKRQNLLFSATFSPSIRKLAHGLLHQPVQLQATPENQAAPTVEHLLHPCDMARKPELLTHLIASNDWQQVLVFSRTKHGANRMADRLCAAGLEAAAIHGNKSQGARTRALAGFKSGEVRVLVATDLAARGIDIHQLPHVVNLDLPNQAEDYVHRIGRTGRAGHPGHAISLVAAEEHELLGAIERLIGTPLPSQTVPGFEPTVLRAPPLDLSGGRGGRGGRSAPGRGSVGRSSAGRTPRPEGRGSANSSKRHNRGRGPRLG, encoded by the coding sequence GTGATCGCTCCGCCCCGTTTCCCCATCACTCCCTCCTCCCGCACGGCTTCCCAACCGGTTCCCACCCGCTCGGCCCGAGGGGAGCAGCACGAACCCGCACCCTCCGGCTTTGCGGCCCTCGGCCTGGGCCTGCCGATTCTCAAGGCCGTGGCCGAGAAGGGCTACACCACCCCGTCCCCGATCCAGCTGGAGTGCATCCCCACCGTGCTGGCGGGGCACGACGTGATGGCCGCCGCCCAGACCGGCACGGGCAAGACCGCCGGCTTCACCCTGCCGATGCTGGAGCGGCTGAGCCACGGGCCCCACGCCCGCGGCGGCGTGGTGCGGGCCCTGGTGCTCACCCCCACCCGCGAGCTGGCCGCCCAGGTGGCCGAGAACGTGGCGGCCTACGGCCGCTACCTCGACCTGCGCAGCGACGTGGTGTTCGGCGGGGTGAAGATCAACCCCCAGATCCACCGGCTGCGGGCCGGAGCCGACATCCTGGTGGCCACCCCTGGACGGCTGCTGGACCTGCAGCAGCAGCGGGCCATCCGGCTCGACCGGGTGGAGGTGCTGGTGCTGGATGAGGCGGACCGGATGCTCGACATGGGCTTCATCCGCGACATCCAGAAGCTGCTGGCCCTGCTGCCGCCGAAGCGCCAGAACCTGCTGTTCTCCGCCACCTTCAGCCCCTCGATCCGCAAGCTGGCCCACGGCCTGCTGCACCAGCCGGTGCAGCTGCAGGCCACGCCGGAAAACCAGGCCGCCCCCACCGTGGAGCACCTGCTCCATCCCTGCGACATGGCGCGCAAGCCGGAGCTGCTCACCCACCTGATCGCCAGCAACGACTGGCAGCAGGTGCTCGTGTTCTCGCGCACGAAGCACGGGGCCAACCGGATGGCGGATCGGCTCTGCGCGGCGGGCCTGGAGGCCGCCGCCATCCATGGCAACAAGAGCCAGGGGGCCCGCACCCGGGCCCTTGCCGGCTTCAAGAGCGGTGAGGTGCGCGTGCTCGTGGCCACCGACCTGGCCGCCCGCGGCATCGACATCCACCAGCTCCCCCATGTGGTGAATCTGGACCTGCCGAACCAGGCCGAGGACTACGTGCACCGCATCGGCCGCACCGGACGGGCGGGCCATCCCGGCCACGCGATCTCCCTGGTGGCGGCCGAGGAGCACGAGCTGCTGGGGGCCATCGAGCGCCTGATCGGCACCCCCCTGCCCTCCCAGACCGTGCCGGGCTTCGAGCCCACCGTGCTGCGGGCCCCGCCGCTCGATCTCAGCGGCGGCCGCGGCGGCCGGGGGGGGCGCAGTGCCCCTGGCCGCGGCAGCGTCGGGCGGAGCAGCGCAGGGCGAACCCCACGGCCCGAGGGCCGCGGCTCCGCAAACAGCAGCAAGCGACACAACCGCGGACGCGGCCCTCGGCTCGGATAG
- the fmt gene encoding methionyl-tRNA formyltransferase, translating to MRILFWGTPAYAVPSLEALVNAGHTLVGVVSQPDRRRGRGGQLVPSPVKQRAEALGLPVFTPGRIRHEPHTQAALAALGADASVVVAFGQILPPEVLAQPPLGCWNGHGSLLPRWRGAAPVQWSLLAGDPETGVGIMAMEAGLDTGPVLLERRLRIALLENAESLARRLAALTAELLLEALPRIAAAGPGPEAERWRRLGVRPQSSDGMTYARQLRKDDAVIDWSSPALEIHRRVMALYPAAHTLWNGRRLKLLATEPLVERLRESLSPAAAALCGHWSAGGAAAGEILAVEPGEGLVVATAGCPLILREAQIEGKRPCRGQALIQQLGAQRGDRLGPATAA from the coding sequence ATGCGGATTCTGTTCTGGGGTACGCCGGCCTATGCCGTGCCGAGCCTCGAGGCCCTGGTGAATGCCGGTCACACCCTGGTGGGTGTGGTCAGCCAGCCCGACCGGCGCCGCGGACGCGGCGGCCAGCTCGTGCCCTCGCCGGTGAAGCAGAGGGCCGAGGCCCTGGGGCTGCCGGTGTTCACCCCGGGACGGATCCGTCACGAGCCCCACACCCAGGCGGCCCTGGCCGCGCTGGGCGCCGATGCCTCGGTGGTGGTGGCCTTCGGGCAGATCCTGCCGCCGGAGGTGCTGGCCCAGCCGCCCCTGGGCTGCTGGAACGGCCATGGCTCGCTCCTGCCCCGCTGGCGCGGTGCGGCCCCGGTTCAGTGGAGCCTGCTGGCCGGCGACCCGGAAACCGGAGTGGGCATCATGGCGATGGAGGCCGGGCTGGACACCGGGCCCGTGTTGCTGGAGCGCAGGCTCCGGATCGCTCTGCTGGAGAACGCCGAGAGCCTGGCCCGGCGGCTGGCCGCCCTCACTGCCGAGCTGCTCCTGGAGGCCCTGCCCCGGATCGCCGCCGCTGGCCCGGGCCCTGAAGCTGAGCGCTGGCGCCGTCTGGGTGTGCGTCCCCAGAGCAGCGACGGCATGACCTACGCCCGCCAGCTCCGCAAGGACGACGCCGTCATCGACTGGAGCAGCCCTGCCCTGGAGATCCACCGCCGGGTGATGGCGCTCTACCCCGCTGCCCACACGCTCTGGAACGGTCGGCGGCTGAAGCTGCTGGCCACCGAACCCCTGGTGGAGCGGCTGCGGGAGAGCCTGTCCCCGGCGGCGGCAGCCCTGTGCGGACACTGGAGTGCCGGCGGTGCCGCGGCGGGTGAGATCCTGGCGGTGGAACCCGGGGAGGGTCTGGTGGTGGCCACGGCTGGCTGTCCCCTGATCCTGCGGGAAGCCCAGATCGAGGGGAAGCGCCCCTGCCGTGGCCAGGCCCTGATCCAGCAGCTGGGCGCGCAGCGCGGCGACAGGCTGGGGCCGGCCACGGCCGCCTGA
- a CDS encoding TldD/PmbA family protein, with product MTITSSAHPGSTAGLDAPALHERLETLAQRQGIRQWDLGASCSTDTSVQVDRGEAKQMKGAQRSAITVRVWNGDGLVGITSTSDLSDAGLEKALAGAQAASAFGNPDDTPAFSPLATAPLEPLQQPSHAPQPILQLLGTLQQAEQTLLESHPAIGTVPYNGLAQRSSERLYLNSAGACRHQRLTTASLYLYARAEEEGRKPRSAGAMRLAYGAGELDIDGCISEAAERTISHLDYAPIATGRYTCVFSPEAFLDLIGAFSSLFNARAVLDGVSLSSRTSLGERLAVPFLSIHDNGLHPGNVGASAFDGEGTPTRRLALVDGGVLRHFLHSEATARAFGVAPTGHAGMGAKVSVGPDWFEIGPTPGSDGGQQGLDRFNTEEPLVWIDSLSALHAGVKASQGAFSLPFDGWLVRNGEVRSIEAATVAGDIRRVLQGIIGFEGEAKVTPDGLCPHVWVEGLSVTGEA from the coding sequence ATGACCATCACGAGCTCCGCCCACCCCGGCAGCACGGCCGGTCTCGATGCCCCCGCCCTGCACGAGCGGCTTGAAACCCTGGCCCAGCGGCAGGGGATCCGGCAGTGGGATCTGGGTGCCTCCTGCAGCACGGACACCTCCGTGCAGGTGGACCGCGGCGAGGCGAAGCAGATGAAGGGGGCCCAGCGCAGCGCCATCACGGTGCGGGTCTGGAACGGCGACGGCCTGGTGGGGATCACCAGCACCTCCGACCTCTCCGATGCCGGGCTCGAGAAGGCTCTCGCCGGAGCCCAGGCAGCCTCGGCCTTCGGCAACCCGGACGACACCCCCGCCTTCTCCCCCCTCGCCACGGCACCGCTGGAACCGCTGCAGCAGCCCAGTCACGCCCCGCAGCCGATCCTGCAACTGCTGGGCACGCTGCAACAGGCCGAACAGACCCTGCTCGAGAGCCACCCCGCCATCGGCACCGTTCCCTACAACGGCCTGGCCCAGCGCAGCAGCGAGCGCCTCTACCTGAACAGCGCCGGCGCCTGCCGGCACCAGCGGCTCACCACCGCCAGCCTGTATCTCTACGCCCGGGCCGAGGAAGAGGGCCGCAAGCCCCGCAGTGCCGGGGCCATGCGCCTGGCCTACGGCGCCGGCGAGCTCGACATCGACGGCTGCATCAGCGAGGCGGCCGAGCGCACCATCAGCCACCTCGATTACGCGCCCATCGCCACAGGCCGGTACACCTGCGTGTTCAGTCCGGAGGCGTTCCTGGACCTGATCGGCGCCTTCAGCAGCCTGTTCAATGCCCGCGCCGTGCTCGATGGGGTCAGCCTGAGCAGCCGCACCTCCCTCGGGGAACGGCTGGCCGTGCCCTTCCTCTCCATCCACGACAACGGACTGCACCCCGGCAACGTCGGTGCCTCGGCCTTTGACGGGGAGGGCACACCCACACGGCGCCTCGCCCTGGTGGACGGCGGCGTGCTGCGCCATTTCCTGCACTCCGAGGCCACGGCCCGGGCGTTCGGGGTGGCGCCCACCGGCCACGCCGGCATGGGAGCCAAGGTGTCGGTGGGTCCCGACTGGTTTGAGATCGGCCCCACACCCGGCAGCGACGGCGGCCAGCAGGGGCTGGACCGGTTCAACACGGAGGAGCCGCTGGTGTGGATCGATTCCCTTTCCGCCCTCCATGCCGGAGTGAAGGCGAGCCAGGGGGCCTTCTCCCTGCCCTTCGACGGCTGGCTGGTGCGCAACGGTGAGGTTCGCTCGATCGAGGCCGCCACGGTGGCCGGCGACATCCGCCGGGTGCTGCAGGGCATCATCGGCTTCGAAGGCGAGGCCAAGGTGACTCCCGACGGCCTCTGCCCCCATGTGTGGGTCGAGGGCCTGTCCGTCACCGGGGAAGCCTGA
- a CDS encoding TldD/PmbA family protein, whose protein sequence is MVLSAAPPVSEQLDQGWLPRLETILAAGRAAGADLVEVFLERTDHLGMLAEQDAITSVSPSFGRGAGIRVFRGLRDGFVSTNDLSEAGLLRALEQALGMLGLELATSTPSPFEGLSSLRDYGAAKHDWLQRCPAMGEASGKLLEATARLQQHGRHLQARRSQYARDWQEILVAASDGSVARDIRLHQSLGLNVLAADGDHRAGLGRRYGTSGRPDDLRHWDADASAQDVCGSAATMLYADYVEAGQMPAVLANRFGGVIFHEACGHLLETTQVERGTTPFAGRIGEPIAHSAVTAIDEGLSDGAFGSLSIDDEGMEAQRTVLIENGVLKRFLSDRAGEMRTGHPRTGSGRRQSHSFAAASRMRNTYIAPGPHTPEQLIASVDRGLYCKSMGGGSVGPTGQFNFAVEEGYLIENGSLTRPVKGATLIGEAKEVMPRISMCANDLDLAAGFCGSVSGSIFVTVGQPHIKVDTITVGGR, encoded by the coding sequence GTGGTTCTTTCCGCAGCCCCGCCCGTCTCCGAGCAGCTCGATCAGGGATGGCTTCCCCGCCTGGAGACGATCCTGGCCGCCGGCCGCGCTGCCGGCGCAGATCTGGTGGAAGTGTTCCTCGAGCGCACCGACCATCTCGGCATGCTGGCCGAGCAGGATGCCATCACCAGCGTGAGCCCCTCCTTCGGCAGGGGTGCGGGCATCCGGGTGTTCCGCGGGCTGCGCGATGGTTTCGTGAGCACCAACGATCTCTCCGAAGCCGGGCTGCTGCGGGCTCTGGAGCAGGCCCTGGGAATGCTCGGCCTGGAACTGGCGACCAGCACCCCCAGCCCGTTCGAGGGCCTGAGCAGCCTGCGGGATTACGGCGCCGCCAAGCACGACTGGCTGCAACGCTGCCCGGCCATGGGCGAAGCCAGCGGCAAGCTGCTGGAGGCCACAGCCCGGCTTCAGCAGCATGGGCGCCACCTGCAGGCCCGCCGCAGCCAGTACGCCCGTGACTGGCAGGAAATCCTGGTGGCCGCCAGCGATGGCTCCGTGGCTCGGGACATCCGCCTGCATCAATCCCTGGGGCTGAACGTGCTGGCCGCCGATGGCGACCACCGCGCCGGCCTCGGCCGCCGCTACGGCACCTCCGGCCGCCCTGACGATCTGCGCCACTGGGACGCCGACGCCAGCGCCCAGGATGTGTGCGGCAGCGCCGCCACCATGCTCTACGCCGATTACGTGGAGGCCGGCCAAATGCCGGCGGTGCTCGCCAACCGCTTCGGCGGCGTGATCTTTCACGAGGCCTGCGGCCACCTGCTGGAAACCACCCAGGTGGAGCGGGGCACCACCCCCTTCGCCGGCAGGATCGGCGAACCGATCGCCCACAGCGCCGTGACGGCCATCGACGAGGGCCTGAGCGATGGGGCCTTCGGCTCCCTCTCGATCGACGACGAGGGCATGGAGGCCCAGCGCACCGTCCTGATCGAGAACGGCGTGCTCAAGCGCTTCCTCAGCGACAGGGCCGGGGAAATGCGCACGGGCCACCCCCGCACCGGCAGCGGCCGTCGTCAGAGCCACAGCTTCGCGGCCGCCAGCCGCATGCGGAACACCTACATCGCGCCGGGCCCCCACACACCGGAGCAGCTGATCGCCTCGGTGGACCGCGGCCTCTACTGCAAATCCATGGGTGGTGGCAGCGTCGGACCCACCGGCCAGTTCAATTTCGCGGTGGAGGAGGGCTATCTGATCGAGAACGGCAGCCTCACCAGGCCCGTGAAGGGAGCCACCCTGATCGGTGAGGCCAAGGAGGTGATGCCGCGGATCTCCATGTGCGCCAACGACCTCGACCTGGCGGCCGGCTTCTGTGGCTCGGTGAGCGGCAGCATCTTCGTCACGGTGGGGCAACCCCACATCAAGGTCGACACCATCACCGTGGGGGGCCGCTGA
- the acsF gene encoding magnesium-protoporphyrin IX monomethyl ester (oxidative) cyclase, translating to MVPPTAVANPAAAPGSGLTIGTPDSPAIKDPVKDTILTPRFYTTDFEAMAAMDLRPNAVELEAICEEFRKDYNRHHFVRNGEFEGAAEKLDPETRRVFVEFLEQSCTSEFSGFLLYKELSRRIKEKNPLLAECFAHMARDEARHAGFLNKAMADFGLQLDLGFLTANKAYTYFKPKFIFYATYLSEKIGYWRYIAIYRHLEKNPESKIFPIFNFFENWCQDENRHGDFFDALMKAQPDTVRGLQARLWCRFFLLAVFATMYVRDVARKEFYEALGLDARAYDKYVIDKTNETSARVFPVVLDVRNPKFWERLERLVDNNAALSEADQSGAPAPLKALRKLPYWIGNAAEMAKLFLMKPIRSEAFQPAVR from the coding sequence ATGGTGCCCCCAACCGCTGTCGCCAATCCCGCCGCCGCACCTGGCTCCGGCCTGACCATCGGCACACCGGATTCCCCCGCCATCAAGGATCCGGTGAAGGACACCATCCTGACGCCGCGGTTCTACACCACCGATTTCGAGGCCATGGCGGCCATGGACCTCCGCCCCAACGCCGTGGAGCTGGAGGCCATCTGCGAGGAATTCCGCAAGGACTACAACCGCCACCACTTCGTGCGCAATGGCGAATTCGAGGGTGCGGCCGAGAAACTTGATCCTGAGACCCGCCGGGTGTTCGTGGAGTTCCTCGAGCAGAGCTGCACCTCTGAATTCTCGGGCTTTCTCCTCTACAAGGAGCTGAGCCGTCGCATCAAGGAGAAGAACCCCCTCCTGGCGGAGTGCTTCGCCCATATGGCCCGGGATGAAGCCCGCCATGCCGGCTTTCTCAACAAGGCCATGGCCGATTTCGGCCTCCAGCTCGACCTGGGCTTTCTCACGGCCAACAAGGCCTACACCTACTTCAAGCCCAAGTTCATCTTCTACGCCACCTACCTGAGTGAGAAGATCGGCTACTGGCGCTACATCGCCATTTACCGCCATCTGGAGAAGAACCCGGAAAGCAAGATCTTCCCGATCTTCAACTTCTTTGAAAACTGGTGTCAGGACGAGAACCGTCATGGTGACTTCTTCGACGCCCTGATGAAGGCCCAGCCCGACACCGTGCGGGGCCTGCAGGCCCGCCTGTGGTGCCGTTTCTTCCTCCTGGCCGTGTTCGCCACCATGTACGTGCGCGACGTGGCGCGCAAGGAGTTCTACGAGGCCCTCGGTCTCGATGCCCGTGCCTACGACAAGTACGTGATCGACAAGACCAACGAGACCTCCGCCCGGGTGTTCCCCGTGGTTCTGGATGTGCGCAATCCCAAGTTCTGGGAGCGGCTCGAGCGCCTGGTGGACAACAACGCCGCCCTCAGCGAGGCCGACCAGAGCGGTGCCCCGGCCCCCCTCAAGGCGCTGCGCAAGCTGCCCTACTGGATCGGCAACGCCGCCGAGATGGCCAAGCTCTTCCTGATGAAACCCATCCGCAGCGAGGCCTTCCAGCCTGCCGTGCGCTGA
- a CDS encoding DUF2996 domain-containing protein produces the protein MSEATNPAQDSAADKAGAASSAGTAAAKPAAKAAAKPPAPEEQPFATFVPELLIPALSKEIQAYGGPAPQLSFEQAAMPVIGSPCWMVAGVLPEERRFWLCFTEESLTAPKVVIVAEAGAQPSLVESFLIDERKITLPLLVSRLVQRLNGQKWLGAN, from the coding sequence GTGAGTGAGGCCACCAATCCAGCCCAGGACAGCGCCGCAGACAAGGCTGGAGCAGCCAGCTCTGCCGGCACCGCTGCTGCCAAGCCGGCCGCCAAGGCGGCAGCGAAGCCACCGGCTCCGGAGGAGCAACCCTTCGCCACCTTCGTTCCCGAGCTGCTGATCCCGGCGCTCAGCAAGGAGATCCAGGCCTACGGCGGACCAGCGCCCCAGCTCTCCTTCGAGCAGGCTGCGATGCCGGTGATCGGCAGTCCCTGCTGGATGGTGGCTGGCGTCCTGCCGGAGGAACGCCGGTTCTGGCTCTGCTTCACCGAGGAGAGCCTCACCGCGCCGAAGGTGGTGATCGTGGCCGAGGCCGGCGCCCAGCCGAGCCTGGTGGAATCCTTTCTGATCGACGAGCGCAAGATCACCCTGCCCCTGCTGGTCTCCCGGCTGGTGCAGCGGCTGAACGGGCAGAAGTGGCTCGGGGCCAACTAG
- a CDS encoding flavin prenyltransferase UbiX: MDPVVLAVSGASAQPLARRALQLLLEAGESVEMVTSRGAIGVWQAELGLRVPSEPEAQERFWREETGCQTGRLRCHRWNDQAAAIASGSYRTRGMVILPASMGTVGRIASGVALDLVERAADVHLKEGRPLVICPRETPWSLVHLRNLTALAEAGARIAPPVPAWYHRPRGIEEMVDFLVIRVFDVLGFELGSLRRWQGPIQADRADRSSPGSGNPTPPEPVSTPIPTES; encoded by the coding sequence ATGGACCCGGTTGTTCTGGCCGTTTCCGGGGCCTCGGCCCAACCCCTGGCCAGACGGGCACTGCAGCTGCTGCTGGAGGCGGGCGAGTCGGTCGAGATGGTGACGAGCCGCGGTGCCATCGGGGTGTGGCAGGCGGAGCTGGGACTGCGGGTCCCGAGCGAACCGGAGGCCCAGGAACGGTTCTGGCGCGAGGAGACCGGTTGCCAGACCGGACGGTTGCGCTGCCATCGCTGGAATGACCAGGCCGCCGCGATCGCCAGCGGCAGCTACCGCACCCGGGGCATGGTGATCCTGCCCGCTTCGATGGGCACGGTGGGACGGATCGCCTCCGGTGTGGCCCTCGACCTGGTGGAGCGGGCCGCCGATGTGCACCTGAAGGAGGGCAGACCCCTGGTGATCTGTCCCCGGGAAACGCCCTGGAGCCTGGTGCACCTCCGCAATCTCACCGCCCTGGCGGAAGCCGGGGCACGCATCGCACCACCGGTGCCGGCCTGGTACCACCGCCCCCGTGGGATCGAGGAGATGGTGGATTTCCTGGTGATCCGCGTCTTTGATGTGCTCGGCTTCGAGCTGGGCAGCCTGCGGCGTTGGCAGGGCCCCATCCAGGCCGATCGGGCCGACCGCTCCAGCCCAGGCTCCGGCAACCCGACACCGCCAGAGCCCGTGTCCACCCCGATTCCCACCGAGTCCTGA